In Nymphaea colorata isolate Beijing-Zhang1983 chromosome 3, ASM883128v2, whole genome shotgun sequence, a genomic segment contains:
- the LOC116249557 gene encoding uncharacterized protein LOC116249557 — protein MQEQKQKAASGNQNNGVCVCNKCGWVYPNPHPSAKHRRNHKKHCGKLGDTETAGSQKQDRPSSPDSEEDLPVERHGSAVKQHDGALEDEVPDASPHESSIVENAGEEAGEPSSRFEEEVFADAAAEFSESLPSPRSGFIQLIDSDQSDVESGSAAGTLRRGLESVAVERGIAASSGEGQTEQEPVVLSDSVELSRLQTSLHESFETKRREDFVGFIGHPNDGDAGNSSGVRSNGIACIPEQHLSKNEAFAPIDSAGLDSVHNMNVNIQDDAMETQNHQIMEAEAELSQGKTLSPDHAFYVTKCALEAKGKNIPLLSLSEAPEVQPDHSSDSHLEVSSDQTCEKIKGCKKSEVRIESYQEYQSKMNVNKDPACHGCEKSNMLCRLHASAELEASFKDNVVHSESPSSKTCSDTIDESMSQSCPPTSRSATDESHATDPVSQVTQGLDRSVPVESEIEKTGHESGKGDGANGSHCHGSKGRDSSSPLMSTEESPGNFTSISSEIPNPTIKEELERKAECNANLSHENSVFRDKDVPTPLATLNPGKALEASDVHEDLNLVKQKASLSHTGTEAPVQMDGYTQFVVPYSNGTHSAGSSPFKETEDLIPEQEGKNRDSNDKYGSIILHLQPSSDVTIQSESIFIGNNIDMEHKEHSPPAALPENSDFEIQEKLHRESRSDQNCPNEMPMQADIEVSGTVLDNFNDDKSSSAFISKSCDPSVVVHLADENRAHAVKQLVEVNSSDDLKVELIQSEENLVALSEDLKTTTVGKSDSLTTTNQTNSMKDLGVFVSEQANSAVEDDILQTSEHGSKAERKNKIEESSCNDNSKMSAVCERHENGNGTDIFVPHSLVAMVEHSRDHTKNTIPSNSTAEQVLQNTTTSISDVAGSHFLSTLVNDSEGQANDETIDKAMSLEKTRTPLKSLLVESMEENTDPECHKRTTMNHPKSPSTATETMSEVKTPELPPYKVYQSQTKGNPTPTYAAKIRLNSPAWILGNRREKQKSRGVYSWIACVCCSSMN, from the exons ATGCAGGAACAGAAACAGAAAGCAGCATCAG GAAATCAGAACAATGGAGTTTGCGTTTGTAACAAGTGCGGCTGGGTGTATCCAAACCCTCACCCCAGTGCCAAACACCGGCGGAATCATAAAAAACACTGTGGGAAGCTCGGGGACACAGAGACAGCCGGATCCCAAAAGCAAGATCGGCCGAGTTCGCCAGATTCTGAAGAAGATTTACCCGTTGAACGACATGGTTCTGCTG TTAAGCAACATGATGGTGCTCTTGAAGACGAAGTACCTGATGCAAGTCCGCACGAATCCTCGATTGTGGAAAATGCTGGAGAAGAAGCTGGAGAACCGTCTAGCAGATTTGAGGAGGAAGTGTTTGCTGATGCAGCTGCAGAATTCTCAGAGTCTCTCCCGAGTCCCAGGAGTGGATTTATTCAACTTATTGACAGTGACCAGTCTGATGTTGAGAGTGGCTCTGCAGCGGGGACTCTTCGTCGTGGACTTGAATCTGTGGCAGTAGAAAGAGGCATTGCTGCGAGCAGCGGTGAAGGGCAAACGGAACAGGAACCCGTGGTTTTATCTGATTCGGTTGAACTTTCTAGGCTGCAAACTAGTTTACACGAATCATTTGAAACTAAGAGACGTGAAGATTTTGTTGGTTTCATAGGGCATCCAAATGATGGAGATGCAGGGAACAGCTCTGGTGTCAGAAGTAATGGGATCGCTTGCATTCCAGAACAACATTTATCCAAGAATGAAGCCTTCGCCCCCATTGATAGCGCCGGTTTGGATAGCG TCCATAATATGAACGTGAATATTCAAGACGATGCTATGGAGACACAGAACCATCAAATAATGGAAGCAGAAGCAGAACTTTCGCAGGGGAAGACTCTGTCTCCTGATCATGCATTTTATGTAACAAAGTGTGCCTTGGAAGCAAAAGGCAAGAATATACCACTTTTATCATTATCTGAAGCACCCGAGGTGCAACCTGATCATTCATCTGATAGTCATCTTGAGGTTTCAAGTGATCAAACTTGTGAGAAGATAAAAGGATGCAAAAAAAGTGAAGTCAGGATTGAATCGTATCAGGAGTATCAGAGCAAAATGAATGTGAACAAGGATCCTGCATGTCATGGTTGTGAGAAGAGCAACATGTTATGTCGTCTACATGCATCTGCTGAATTGGAAGCCTCTTTCAAGGATAATGTTGTCCATTCAGAAAGTCCTAGCTCCAAAACCTGCTCAGATACCATAGATGAATCCATGTCACAGTCATGCCCTCCTACCTCAAGATCTGCAACAGATGAATCTCATGCGACGGATCCTGTCTCCCAGGTTACCCAAGGTCTAGATAGAAGTGTGCCTGTGGAATCAGAAATTGAGAAAACTGGACATGAAAGTGGAAAGGGTGATGGAGCTAATGGTTCTCACTGTCATGGAAGCAAAGGCCGAGATTCATCATCTCCTCTAATGTCCACAGAGGAATCTCCAGGGAATTTCACTAGTATTAGTTCAGAAATTCCCAATCCTACAATAAAGGAAGAATtagaaagaaaagcagaatgTAATGCAAATCTTTCTCATGAAAACTCAGTTTTTAGAGACAAGGATGTGCCAACACCATTGGCAACCTTGAACCCTGGAAAGGCTTTAGAGGCTTCTGATGTTCATGAAGATCTTAATCTTGTGAAACAAAAAGCTTCTTTGAGCCATACTGGTACTGAAGCACCAGTACAGATGGATGGTTATACTCAATTTGTAGTTCCTTACTCAAATGGAACACATAGTGCAGGCAGTTCTCCTTTCAAAGAAACAGAAGATCTAATTCCtgaacaagaaggaaaaaacagagACTCTAATGACAAATATGGAAGCATAATACTTCATTTACAACCAAGCAGTGATGTTACCATCCAAAGTGAATCAATCTTCATTGGGAACAACATTGATATGGAACACAAGGAACATTCACCACCTGCTGCACTACCAGAAAATTCAGATTTCGAGATCCAAGAGAAGCTTCATAGGGAATCAAGGTCAGACCAGAACTGTCCGAATGAAATGCCAATGCAGGCTGATATAGAAGTTTCAGGCACAGTATTAGATAATTTTAATGATGACAAGTCATCTTCTGCATTCATTTCGAAATCTTGTGATCCAAGTGTTGTTGTACATCTTGCGGATGAGAATAGAGCACATGCTGTAAAACAATTGGTTGAAGTGAATTCTTCTGATGATTTGAAGGTAGAGCTTATACAGAGTGAAGAAAATTTGGTTGCCTTAAGTGAAGATCTTAAAACAACAACAGTGGGAAAAAGCGACTCATTAACTACAACCAACCAGACAAACAGTATGAAAGATCTTGGAGTTTTTGTGTCAG AACAAGCAAATTCTGCTGTTGAAGATGATATCTTACAAACATCAGAACATGGTAGTAAGGCAGaacgaaaaaacaaaatagaagaaagtTCTTGCAATGATAATTCAAAGATGAGTGCTGTTTGTGAGCGtcatgaaaatggaaatggCACTGATATTTTTGTGCCACATTCTTTGGTGGCCATGGTGGAGCACAGCAGAGACCACACCAAGAATACCATCCCTTCTAATTCAACAGCAGAACAAGTTCTCCAAAATACAACCACCTCTATCTCTGATGTCGCAGGgtctcattttctttccacactGGTAAATGACTCAGAAGGGCAGGCAAATGATGAGACCATTGATAAAGCAATGAGCTTGGAGAAAACTCGCACCCCTTTAAAAAGCCTTCTTGTTGAAAGCATGGAGGAAAATACAGATCCTGAGTGTCATAAAAGAACAACTATGAATCATCCTAAATCACCAAGTACTGCCACTGAAACTATGTCAGAGGTGAAAACTCCTGAATTGCCGCCATACAAAGTTTATCAATCACAAACCAAAGGAAATCCTACACCAACTTATGCTGCTAAGATACGGCTCAATTCTCCTGCATGGATCCTGGGCAAcagaagagagaaacagaagaGCAGAGGAGTATATTCATGGATTGCATGTGTATGCTGCTCTTCCATGAATTGA
- the LOC116249971 gene encoding protein PUTATIVE RECOMBINATION INITIATION DEFECT 1, whose translation MGEEGSACSRGHRPSLAVKTSEGGSICLVCFCNLISCPNSPSVHVSYAISQIAQALGDPLFLHALRQFHAHFLVAPLVDSLSFRSDEEIGRQTIELIADLSAVDGAVARDFIARIADRLSSGELGLGRCHIFTLHCFGMLLDRHADENPSNCIKVKEALVSNLVVGLHLPSEEIRGEILFVLYKLSIPHYADDDELFFRFCPRLLYLAVEALLKTQNDVVRINSLALLTVLARKGHFKDSFDDDKMSNNEKSDNFTQAECSAESSLLSLFADAVKGPLLSSDTQVQIRTLDLIFHSLSPAIDFSRQIGALLEKDVADYVFEILRLAADNDPLLQACVRVLGLLATAEQAFRQRLAMGFTTLVRVLRYVAEIPFHPAQSQVLRLVLTAISNSPGVVSRSQVEELSTIATGMFKRHSNGQMGMLRETFCTLCSTFGLLLEASSSRGIPNLPALVVEALRHAVLSSLNLPSRSDDQLLYALHFVKESYSYWLKNHEADPDVMEMREGLLELCENHILPSLQRFVEEVEEQDIVVGILEIFHLVLQQHDNQSVKFAGSLATSALFHLAFGCLGLYPSVQIKERVYLLLGLVAERLLGCENGKSISETAIDLPSDPLDLLFLLGQKSSNDSSLIRSQSAAFLILYMSSLYNARIADDKQILASLEQYLLVNSFNISNGLAGSLTLTQLIHLYSLSRVAGNEYQTPYCIEAEKILFQLMNRTNWDLFFPRIHKAAITWLFQQDGLTIPLSQQLLNSCRRYNRLHAIDRGSIDEMSEVHIIGELVKSGDNSAARLLVFLVKRLVELNQEDEATAVIDVMTAIINMFPFASNQFLLNGIGDSIHNVYHAADFSPRILLSCSLLFFNLLRPANPQLLSDQTAWLSITIKLISFLAPTLAINKCNHEGHLIISILSLILYHSENQALKEASTAIIFNSTLASSMHAIVQHACSRGPALMDHDEETSTGKTTLLVLFMCYFSLRRLVMNTPDSCRWQDYLPTISTTSALKLPCINCQDICRLIHFGSSSMKLVASHYLLELLIKISEEKRSNPHEIKCSVEYLQSLIALLQGLVFYSDIRVAMNCALCLSMILGWENFGWHEKQAINKDKWCRVIMEELALLLGTPSLASKTFTNQYKPAVYIAAALLKSEPTPRWIKSVFDNACISVIINNLSSINISVEIVQLFRELARSGYLNQEHINRLHHVFQACRQHVYLEIKKKRCAEEKFEQVLDVLENAPNVTRVLQSFMLASNTIVNSHLSQHQKLLEEIEGFIRELNNEIS comes from the exons ATGGGGGAAGAAGGGAGCGCGTGCAGCAGGGGTCATCGCCCCTCCCTGGCCGTAAAGACGTCCGAAGGAGGGAGCATCTGCCTGGTTTGTTTCTGCAACCTCATCTCCTGCCCCAACTCTCCTTCCGTCCACGTCTCTTACGCTATCTCCCAGATTGCCCAAGCCCTCGGCGACCCCCTCTTCCTGCACGCCCTGCGCCAGTTCCACGCTCATTTCCTCGTCGCCCCGCTTGTCGACTCTCTCTCCTTCCGATCCGATGAGGAGATCGGTCGGCAGACGATCGAGCTGATCGCCGATCTCTCCGCGGTCGATGGAGCTGTCGCTCGTGATTTTATCGCGAGAATCGCCGACCGGCTGAGTTCTGGCGAGTTAGGTTTGGGCCGTTGCCATATATTCACG CTTCATTGCTTTGGAATGCTTCTGGATCGCCACGCCGACGAAAATCCCTCTAACTGCATCAAAGTCAAGGAGGCTCTCGTATCGAACCTTGTTGTTGGCCTTCATCTGCCGAG TGAGGAGATACGTGGAGAGATCTTGTTTGTTCTTTATAAGCTTTCAATCCCACACTATGCAGATGATGATGAGCTTTTCTTCCGTTTCTGCCCCAGACTGTTGTATTTAGCTGTGGAAGCCCTTCTCAAAACACAGAATGACGTAGTCAGGATTAACTCCTTAG CTCTGCTTACGGTACTGGCTCGCAAGGGACACTTCAAGGATTCGTttgatgatgacaaaatgaGCAACAACGAGAAGTCTGACAACTTCACGCAGGCTGAGTGCTCAGCAGAGAGCTCCCTCCTCTCGTTGTTCGCCGACGCTGTCAAAGGCCCATTGCTTTCTTCCGATACCCAAGTTCAAATACGAACCCTAGATCTGATATTCCATTCTCTCTCACCAGCAATTGATTTTTCCAGACAGATAGGCGCCCTGCTTGAAAAAGACGTCGCCGACTACGTGTTTGAGATTCTCAGGTTGGCAG CGGATAATGATCCTCTTCTTCAAGCCTGCGTTCGAGTTCTTGGTCTTTTGGCAACGGCTGAACAAGCATTCAGACAGAGGCTTGCTATGGGATTCACCACACTAGTTCGAGTCCTTCGATACGTCGCGGAAATTCCCTTCCATCCTGCTCAATCTCAAGTATTGAGACTG GTGCTTACGGCCATATCCAACTCTCCTGGAGTTGTATCAAGATCTCAAGTAGAAGAACTGTCTACTATCGCGACAGGAATGTTCAAGAGGCACAGCAATGGCCAAATGGGCATGCTACGAGAAACCTTCTGTACATTGTGCTCTACCTTCGGGCTCCTTCTAGAAGCATCGTCTTCTCGCGGGATACCAAATTTGCCAGCATTGGTAGTGGAGGCACTGAGGCATGCAGTCTTATCTTCACTAAATCTGCCTTCGAGGAGTGACGATCAACTTCTATATGCTCTGCACTTTGTCAAGGAATCGTATTCATATTGGCTAAAAAATCATGAAGCTGATCCAGACGTGATGGAGATGAGAGAGGGTCTTCTAGAATTATGTGAAAACCACATCTTACCTAGTCTACAAAGGTTCGTAGAGGAAGTCGAAGAGCAGGACATAGTGGTGGGAATATTGGAGATATTTCATTTGGTGCTTCAACAACATGATAACCAAAGTGTAAAGTTTGCAGGTTCATTAGCAACATCAGCTTTGTTTCATTTAGCATTTGGATGCTTGGGCCTCTATCCATCTGTACAGATCAAAGAGCGCGTCTATTTGTTGCTCGGGTTGGTTGCTGAGAGGCTTttaggatgtgagaatggaaaATCTATTTCCGAAACTGCCATCGATCTCCCATCGGATCCCTTGGATCTACTATTTCTTCTTGGCCAGAAGAGCTCAAATGATTCTAGCTTGATTCGCTCTCAATCTGCAGCCTTTTTGATACTATATATGAGCTCTTTATATAATGCGCG AATTGCAGACGACAAACAGATTTTGGCCTCTCTGGAGCAATATCTTCTCGTTAATAGTTTCAATATCTCAAACGGGTTGGCCGGTTCTTTAACATTGACACAGTTGATACATTTATATAGTCTATCCAGAGTTGCTGGAAATGAATATCAAACTCCTTATTGCATTGAAGCAGAAAAGATCCTGTTCCAGCTAATGAATAGAACGAACTGGGATTTGTTTTTTCCTAGAATACATAAAGCAGCTATTACATGGTTGTTTCAGCAAGATGGTCTTACTATTCCCTTGTCACAGCAATTGCTGAACTCATGCAGGCGATATAATAGATTACATGCTATTGATCGTGGGAGCATAGATGAGATGTCGGAGGTTCATATTATCGGAGAACTGGTAAAGTCAGGAGATAATTCTGCGGCAAGATTGCTTGTCTTTCTGGTAAAGCGGCTGGTGGAATTAAACCAAGAAGATGAAGCTACTGCAGTAATTGATGTCATGACAGCAATCATTAACATGTTTCCCTTTGCTTCAAACCAGTTTCTTCTAAATGGAATTGGTGATTCAATCCACAATGTGTACCATGCAGCTGATTTCTCACCAAGGATCTTATTAAGCTGTTCACTTCTGTTTTTCAATCTTCTGCGCCCTGCAAATCCTCAATTACTTTCAGATCAAACAGCCTGGCTTTCAATAACAATCAAG TTAATAAGCTTTTTGGCACCTACACTAGCTATTAACAAGTGCAACCACGAAGGGCACTTGATTATTAGTATTCTTAGTCTGATATTATACCATTCGGAAAACCAGGCTTTGAAGGAGGCTTCAACAGcaattatttttaattccaCCTTGGCTTCTTCGATGCACGCAATTGTACAGCACGCTTGTTCGAGAGGTCCTGCTTTAATGGACCATGATGAAGAGACTAGTACAGGGAAAACTACGCTCCTTGTGCTTTTCATGTGTTACTTCTCCTTAAGAAGGCTAGTCATGAACACTCCA GACAGTTGTAGATGGCAAGATTACCTTCCGACAATCAGCACCACCTCTGCACTCAAACTGCCATGCATAAATTGCCAAGATATCTGCAGGCTGATACACTttggttcttcttcaatgaaGCTTGTGGCGTCTCACTATCTGTTGGAATTGCTCATTAAGATTTCAGAGGAGAAGAGAAGCAACCCCCATGAGATCAAATGCTCAGTTGAATACTTGCAATCTTTGATCGCTCTGCTGCAAGGGCTTGTATTTTACAGCGATATCAGAGTAGCAATGAACTGTGCTCTATGTCTTTCCATGATCCTAGGTTGGGAAAATTTTGGTTGGCATGAGAAACAAGCGATTAACAAGGACAAATGGTGCAGGGTCATCATGGAGGAACTAGCACTATTATTGGGAACCCCtagtttggcatcaaagacgTTCACCAATCAATACAAACCAGCTGTTTACATAGCGGCAGCTTTACTTAAGTCAGAACCGACGCCTAGGTGGATAAAATCAGTATTTGATAATGCTTGCATTTCAGTTATAATCAACAATCTCTCTTCCATTAATATAAGTGTTGAGATTGTGCAGTTGTTTCGAGAACTAGCAAGGTCTGGATATCTGAACCAGGAGCATATCAACCGTCTTCACCATGTGTTTCAG GCATGCAGGCAGCATGTTTACTtggagataaagaaaaaaagatgtgcTGAAGAAAAATTTGAGCAGGTGCTTGATGTTCTTGAAAATGCACCCAATGTAACTAGAGTTCTCCAGAGTTTCATGTTAGCTTCAAATACCATAGTCAATAGTCATCTATCACAACATCAAAAGTTGCTAGAAGAAATCGAAGGGTTTATCCGAGAACTGAATAATGAAATAAGTTGA